TGATGGCGAAGTACTGCTCATAGGTGTATTCGACGAAAGCTGTGGTAGGCCCGATGCCACGGCGGTCGAGGAGATAGCCGTCGGCCAGCTCCACCGGAGTGCAGAAACCATCGCCACGACGAAGATCGGAAGGGGCAGGACGTGCCACCACATACTTTTTGTCAGCCGAGAGGGTGATAGGCACGAGATTGCGATAGTCGCCTCGCGTCTTGTAGATGATGATCGGAGCCAATGCCATAGCCGGCGTCATGGGTGCTACTCCATCGTGGCCGTTGCCCTCCTCTCCTCCGATGAGGATAGGTTTCGGGAAATCGTTTTGGGGCTTCTGGTTATGAGTCTGCGTCATTTCTGTGGGACTGTTGGTCTGATTCGTTCTGCATCCCCCACTCGAGAAAACGATAGCCATCAAGAGGGAGAAAAAGATTTTACTTCTCATTTTCTACTCGGTATTAGTGAAGAGAATCGAATTTCTCGTCTGTAAATTATCGGAACTAAGGTAATGGAAAATCCTATACCTTTGTTTTTCCTATAAAAACAGCACTTCTATCGACAACGATATGAAAGAAAGAATCAATCAACTCCTACAGGAAATCGGTCAGTGTGTGGCTGCCACCGTGGAGGAAGCCGAAGCTCTGCGAATCAAGTATCTCAGCAAAAAGGGCGAAATAGCCCGTCTGTTCGATGACTTCCGGCTGGTACCGTCCGAAGAGAAAAAGCAAATCGGACAAATGCTCAATGAGCTGAAAAACAAGGCTCAGGAGCATATCAACTCCCTTCGCGAGCGGGCACAGGCAGGCTCTGCACAAGCTTCGGCAGAAACCGACCTGACACGAACATCATACCCGACGAGACTCGGAACACGCCATCCGATCTCTCTGGTGAAGCAGGAGATCTGCGAGATCTTTGCCCGCCTCGGCTTCAGTATTGCCGACGGGCCGGAGATAGAGGACGATTGGCATGTATTCTCTTCGATGAATTTCGCCGAAGACCATCCTGCTCGTGATATGCAGGACACATTCTTCATCGAGCATCGCCCCGATGTCATCCTTCGCACGCATACGTCCAGTGTCCAAAGCCGGGTGATGGAAAAGACACAACCGCCGATTCGTGTCATTTGCCCCGGGCGTACCTACCGAAACGAAGCTATCTCCTATCGGGCGCATTGCTTCTTTCATCAGGTGGAAGCACTGTATGTGGACAAGGATGTTTCTTTCGCCGATTTGCGGCAGGTGCTTCTTTACTTCGCACAGGAAATGTTCGGAGCCGAAACCAAAATACGCCTTCGCCCTTCTTATTTCCCCTTTACCGAACCGTCTGCCGAGATGGACATCTCCTGCAATATATGTGGGGGTAAAGGTTGCAACTTCTGCAAGCATACGGGATGGGTGGAAATACTCGGATGCGGCATGGTGGATCCCAACGTATTGGACAACTGCGGCATAGACAGCAAGAAATACAGCGGCTATGCGCTCGGTATGGGTATCGAACGTATCACCAATCTTAAGTACCGAGTCAAAGACCTTCGCTTCTTCTCGGAGAACGACCTCAACTTCTTGGAACAGTTCAAGAGCGTGCACTAACCCTCTGATCAGTATCGAATGCGCAAGGAAGAGCGATACAAAGCCGTTATCGATTGGTTTGCCGAGAATATGCCGGTGGCCGAAACGGAGCTGCGGTACCGGGATCCTTTCCAGTTGCTGGTGGCCGTTATTCTCTCGGCACAATGTACCGACAAGCGCGTCAATATGGTGACACCGGCTCTCTTTTCTGCCTATCCGACAGCAAAGGATATGGCCGGGAGCACGGTGGAGGATTTGTTGTCTTATATAGGAAGTATCAGCTATCCGAACAGCAAAGCGAAACATCTGGTCGGGATGGCGCAGATGCTTTGCTCTGATTTTGGAGGAGTGGTACCGGACGAGGTGTCAGAACTAACCAAACTGCCCGGCGTAGGCCGTAAGACAGCCAACGTGATAGCCTCCGTCGTCTACGGCAAACCGGCCATGGCCGTAGATACGCACGTATTCAGAGTATCCGAAAGGATAGGCCTGACCACCGGTTCGAAGTCTCCGTTAGAGACGGAGCGAGAGCTGGTTCGCTATATCCCGGATGTGCTGATACCGAAAGCTCATCACTGGCTGATCCTGCATGGACGGTACGTTTGTCTGGCTCGCAAGCCCAAATGTGCAGACTGTGGCATAGCACCATTCTGCCGCTACTGCTCGAAAGTTTTTAAGAAGAACAGTACAGCCCTTCCGAAAAAAGGGGAATGATAAGGCCTGTTGTGCAAATAATATCCGCACAAATGCTCCATACCTTAATTCCGGAGGCAATATGAATCGAGAAAGCTTTTTACTCCTGCTTGTTCTCTTATTTGCTCTCCCGCTCCATCTGCAAGCATCGTCTCCATGCAACAACATGGCAGATACGACTTGTATATCCGATTCGGCCAAAATGTTTCCTCCTGCCATCGGTGTTTACCATGTAAAACCGATGAAAAACACATTGCGGCATTCCCTGCCTCTTGTGGCTGCTTCTCTCCTTACCTTCAACGTGGATGACAATATCCGAGAGCTTCGCTTTACCGGTGCCGGGAGCTTTCATACCAAGATAGACAACGTCAGTCAGCTCGTTCCCCTTATGGCACAGCTTTCGATGAGGGGATTCGGCTATAAGGGACGCAGCAAATCATGGGGAAAAATGCTTGTGTCGGATGCCTTGGGTATGGCACTTATGGGTGGAATGGTCAATGCCGGAAAATATTCGTTCGGACGGTTGCGTCCGGATGGAACTGCTGCCAATTCATACCCGTCAGGACATACGGCAACAGCTTTCGCCTGCGCCACACTTTTTCATCTCGAATACGGCTCCCGAAGCCCTTGGTATAGCGTGGCAGGCTATACCGTAGCCTCCTTTACGGGGATCAGCCGTATCGTGAACAATCGGCATTGGGCCAGCGATGTGCTTTGCGGAGCTGCCGTAGGGATATTGGTCGGAGAATTAGGCTATTGGATCAGCGATCTGATCTTCCGCGATCCTACGGGCTACAACTACAAGCTGACCAAGAAACAAGAAGGAACTCTGGAGAGCAT
This genomic stretch from Porphyromonas gingivalis ATCC 33277 harbors:
- the pheS gene encoding phenylalanine--tRNA ligase subunit alpha, encoding MKERINQLLQEIGQCVAATVEEAEALRIKYLSKKGEIARLFDDFRLVPSEEKKQIGQMLNELKNKAQEHINSLRERAQAGSAQASAETDLTRTSYPTRLGTRHPISLVKQEICEIFARLGFSIADGPEIEDDWHVFSSMNFAEDHPARDMQDTFFIEHRPDVILRTHTSSVQSRVMEKTQPPIRVICPGRTYRNEAISYRAHCFFHQVEALYVDKDVSFADLRQVLLYFAQEMFGAETKIRLRPSYFPFTEPSAEMDISCNICGGKGCNFCKHTGWVEILGCGMVDPNVLDNCGIDSKKYSGYALGMGIERITNLKYRVKDLRFFSENDLNFLEQFKSVH
- the nth gene encoding endonuclease III, giving the protein MRKEERYKAVIDWFAENMPVAETELRYRDPFQLLVAVILSAQCTDKRVNMVTPALFSAYPTAKDMAGSTVEDLLSYIGSISYPNSKAKHLVGMAQMLCSDFGGVVPDEVSELTKLPGVGRKTANVIASVVYGKPAMAVDTHVFRVSERIGLTTGSKSPLETERELVRYIPDVLIPKAHHWLILHGRYVCLARKPKCADCGIAPFCRYCSKVFKKNSTALPKKGE
- the lpxE gene encoding lipid A C1-phosphatase, producing the protein MNRESFLLLLVLLFALPLHLQASSPCNNMADTTCISDSAKMFPPAIGVYHVKPMKNTLRHSLPLVAASLLTFNVDDNIRELRFTGAGSFHTKIDNVSQLVPLMAQLSMRGFGYKGRSKSWGKMLVSDALGMALMGGMVNAGKYSFGRLRPDGTAANSYPSGHTATAFACATLFHLEYGSRSPWYSVAGYTVASFTGISRIVNNRHWASDVLCGAAVGILVGELGYWISDLIFRDPTGYNYKLTKKQEGTLESMVISLSTGNRYINRQMDFEGKTVERTDAFGMNLKTTFNPSFARWVRIGLQFSVSTEKQKGLTRERPAKVFVAPAISLGLSAGVEWHPWQRASVWAEILPSILFRTDFTNAQDKPDEMSSKLHRRSSFQPAFQVGVAYRVSDHMGIEAHAGYQLGEAVYHLMEETSTWSIIKKRATVPYRGFEFAVGLQFYPFR